A region of Capra hircus breed San Clemente chromosome 11, ASM170441v1, whole genome shotgun sequence DNA encodes the following proteins:
- the LOC102179291 gene encoding cytochrome c oxidase subunit 5B, mitochondrial, whose product MASRLLRGAGALASQALRARGPNGVSVVRCMASGGGVPTDEEQATGLEREVMLAARKGQDPYNILAPKATSGTKEDPNLVPSISNKRIVGCICEEDNSTVIWFWLHKGEAQRCPSCGTHYKLVPHQLAH is encoded by the exons ATGGCGTCAAGGTTACTCCGGGGAGCTGGAGCTTTGGCCTCCCAGGCCCTGAGGGCCCGGGGTCCAAATGGAGTCTCCGTGGTGCGCTGTATGGCGTCTGGAG gtgGTGTTCCTACTGATGAAGAGCAGGCGACTGGGCTAGAGAGGGAGGTCATGCTGGCTGCTCGCAAGGGACAG gacCCGTACAATATACTTGCCCCAAAGGCAACCTCAGGTACCAAGGAAGACCCTAATTTAGTCCCCTCCATCAGCAACAAGCGGATAGTGGGCTGCATCT GTGAAGAAGACAACAGTACTGTCATCTGGTTCTGGCTGCACAAAGGCGAGGCCCAGCGATGCCCCAGCTGTGGAACCCATTACAAGCTGGTGCCGCACCAGCTGGCCCACTGA